A stretch of the Neodiprion lecontei isolate iyNeoLeco1 chromosome 4, iyNeoLeco1.1, whole genome shotgun sequence genome encodes the following:
- the LOC124294082 gene encoding dnaJ homolog subfamily C member 21-like, whose translation MKCHYEVLGVSRDASDDDLKKAYRKLALKCHPDKNFDNTEDAKEQFQIVQRAWEVLNDPQERAWYDNHREAILKGGIGGNYKDDSIDLFQYFTTSCYEGYGDGEKEFYTVYGKVFEQLTAEESEFCKEEDLDDKVSGFGNSTSSYHDVHKFYAYWQSYSTKRSFAWLDTYDIRDTPNRRALRLAEKENKKIRDKAKKERNEQVRNLVAFVRKRDKRVKAHAKILAERAKENTEKTQERRKQQLIQRQKELESYTEPEWSKFSNIEQDLKVIEANLAAEFGEELTSNIDSKDADDTDSNTLYCVACSKIYKTRKAFANHENSKKHDDNVSTMIASFLADENMEFECSIRNENIDVNANGNQRSTSNEEMISDSESSSTSEKNTNKLVKKKGVELATGPEPEAFLVVIKIHDNINILIPECTLISAQENELDNPVLDMTEKSRKSKKKKRKNVQKVILEQTTDDEQELDAHFGWSKKQRRKQKQKEATLDNKYHTVPETIDNFTKGNKVNFDDTDLSFEVDARLLTQSTKKSKGKRAKEARRIQKLSSDESRRKDKKEKKREGSWEESVLDLYHLCILCGVDYLIKNELYDHFAETGHFIHIRNLPKNEMAILVWTPEF comes from the exons ATGAAGTGCCACTACGAAGTACTCGGCGTTTCGAGAGATGCGTCAGAcgacgatttgaaaaaagcgTACAGAAAACTAGCACTGAAATGCCATCCTGATAAGAATTTCGACAATACTGAAGATGCTAAAgaacaatttcaaatcgtCCAACGAGCATGGGAGGTCTTAAATGATCCGCAAGAACGAGCCTGGTATGACAATCACCGAGAAGCCATTTTGAAAGGAGGGATAGGAGGGAATTACAAAGATGATTCGATCGATTTGTTCCAATACTTTACTACGAGCTGTTATGAGGGCTATGGCGATGgcgaaaaagaattttacacggtttatggaaaagtttttgaacAACTGACTGCTGAAGAATCAGAGTTTTGTAAAGAAGAAGATTTGGACGATAAAGTATCTGGTTTTGGGAATTCCACTAGCTCATATCACGATGTTCACAAATTTTATGCATATTGGCAAAGCTATTCGACTAAGAGGTCATTTGCTTGGCTAGATACATACGATATTCGTGATACCCCAAACAGACGTGCTTTAAGATTGGCAGAAAAGGAGAACAAGAAAATTAGAGATAAGGCTAAAAAAGAACGCAATGAACAAGTTCGGAACCTTGTAGCATTTGTTCGCAAGCGTGATAAACGAGTTAAAGCGCATGCAAAAATCCTGGCAGAAAGAGCTAAAGAAAATACCGAAAAAACACAAGAACGGAGAAAGCAACAACTGATCCAGAGACAAAAAGAACTGGAAAGTTATACTGAGCCAGAATGGTCAAAGTTTTCTAATATCGAACAAGATTTAAAGGTTATTGAAGCAAATCTTGCTGCTGAGTTTGGAGAGGAATTAACTTCAAATATAGATTCTAAAGATGCCGATGATACGGATAGTAACACCCTGTATTGCGTTGCTTGCAGCAAAATATACAAGACACGGAAAGCATTTGCGAATCACGAAAATTCCAAGAAACACGACGATAATGTTTCAACCATGATAGCCTCCTTCTTGGCTGATGAAAATATGGAATTTGAATGCAGTATTCGAAA TGAGAATATTGATGTGAATGCGAATGGCAACCAGCGAAGTACATCAAATGAAGAAATGATTTCGGATAGTGAATCAAGTTctacaagtgaaaaaaatacaaataagcttgtgaaaaaaaaaggtgttgAACTAGCCACAGGCCCAGAACCGGAAGCCTTTCTTGTAGTAATTAAAATACACGATAACATAAATATACTGATTCCTGAATGTACATTGATATCAGCCCAAGAGAACGAGCTTGACAACCCAGTGTTAGATATGACAGAAAAATCTCGCaaaagtaagaagaagaagcgtaaaaatgttcaaaaagtCATTCTTGAACAAACAACCGACGATGAGCAAGAACTAGATGCTCATTTTGGGTGGTCCAAGAAACAGCgaaggaaacaaaaacaaaaggaagCAACTCTTGACAACAAATATCACACTGTCCCAGAAACGATTGACAATTTTACTAAAGGCaacaaagtaaattttgacGATACTGACTTGAGCTTTGAAGTAGATGCCAGATTATTAActcaaagtacaaaaaaatctaAAGGTAAGAGAGCAAAGGAAGCAAGAAGAATTCAGAAGTTAAGCTCTGATGAGAGCAGACGCAAGgacaagaaggaaaaaaagagagaagggTCATGGGAAGAAAGCGTTCTGGATTTATATCACTTGTGTATTTTATGTGGAGTAGACTATCTAATCAAGAATGAATTATATGATCATTTTGCGGAGACTGGTCATTTTATCCATATCCGGAATTTACCAAAGAATGAgat GGCTATTCTGGTTTGGACGCCCGAATTTTAG